From Bos taurus isolate L1 Dominette 01449 registration number 42190680 breed Hereford chromosome 29, ARS-UCD2.0, whole genome shotgun sequence, a single genomic window includes:
- the BATF2 gene encoding basic leucine zipper transcriptional factor ATF-like 2 isoform X1 → MHLCGGDGPLTRTDAEEHQRQLRKKQKNRAAAQRSRQKHTNKADALHQHESLEKQNHALRKEIQALQAELAWWTQALHVHERLCLLDCASCLAPGAAGCWGQAERPPGSVPHGQHGCQEQLGLFRTPVSSPSAPQPSPDPQPHGSLSLLLSPLPSLSLGPTAVTASPAQLSPSPAQSTSPAGSGLLKPSSKLNIVLPSPTAQPAPLEFLRLEHPNGGKPGSTPHSPSAATGLGSLQGREHKPASSAADWQGLGVDPSPHPLLDFPLLSSAQVHF, encoded by the exons ATGCACCTCTGCGGGGGCGATGGGCCTCTGACCAGGACG GACGCTGAGGAGCATCAGAGGCAGCtgaggaagaaacagaagaacCGGGCGGCCGCCCAGAGAAGCCGGCAGAAGCACACGAACAAGGCGGATGCCCTGCACCAG CATGAGTCACTGGAGAAGCAGAACCACGCCCTGCGGAAGGAGATCCAGGCCCTTCAGGCCGAGCTGGCCTGGTGGACTCAGGCCCTGCACGTGCATGAGCGCCTGTGCCTGCTGGACTGTGCCTCCTGCTTGGCTCCAGGGGCCGCTGGCTGCTGGGGCCAGGCCGAGCGGCCCCCAGGCTCCGTGCCCCACGGACAGCATGGCTGCCAGGAGCAGCTGGGCCTGTTCCGGACCCCAGTCTCTTCTCCCTCGGCTCCGCAACCCTCTCCAGACCCACAGCCTCATGGTTCCCTCAGCCTCCTCCTGTCCCCTCTGCCCTCACTGTCCCTCGGTCCCACTGCAGtcactgcatctcctgcacagctgtcacccagccctgcccagtCCACCTCCCCTGCTGGCTCTGGCCTGCTGAAACCTTCCTCTAAGCTCAACATCGTCCTGCCCAGCCCCACAGCCCAACCTGCCCCTCTAGAGTTCCTCAGGCTGGAGCACCCCAACGGGGGAAAGCCAGGGTCCACACCCCACAGCCCCTCAGCTGCTACGGGGCTGGGGTCTCTGCAGGGCAGGGAGCATAAGCCAGCTTCCTCAGCAGCAGATTGGCAAGGGCTGGGCGTGgatcccagcccccaccccctcctggaCTTCCCTCTGCTCTCTTCTGCTCAAGTCCACTTCTAA
- the BATF2 gene encoding basic leucine zipper transcriptional factor ATF-like 2, giving the protein MHLCGGDGPLTRTDAEEHQRQLRKKQKNRAAAQRSRQKHTNKADALHQQHESLEKQNHALRKEIQALQAELAWWTQALHVHERLCLLDCASCLAPGAAGCWGQAERPPGSVPHGQHGCQEQLGLFRTPVSSPSAPQPSPDPQPHGSLSLLLSPLPSLSLGPTAVTASPAQLSPSPAQSTSPAGSGLLKPSSKLNIVLPSPTAQPAPLEFLRLEHPNGGKPGSTPHSPSAATGLGSLQGREHKPASSAADWQGLGVDPSPHPLLDFPLLSSAQVHF; this is encoded by the exons ATGCACCTCTGCGGGGGCGATGGGCCTCTGACCAGGACG GACGCTGAGGAGCATCAGAGGCAGCtgaggaagaaacagaagaacCGGGCGGCCGCCCAGAGAAGCCGGCAGAAGCACACGAACAAGGCGGATGCCCTGCACCAG CAGCATGAGTCACTGGAGAAGCAGAACCACGCCCTGCGGAAGGAGATCCAGGCCCTTCAGGCCGAGCTGGCCTGGTGGACTCAGGCCCTGCACGTGCATGAGCGCCTGTGCCTGCTGGACTGTGCCTCCTGCTTGGCTCCAGGGGCCGCTGGCTGCTGGGGCCAGGCCGAGCGGCCCCCAGGCTCCGTGCCCCACGGACAGCATGGCTGCCAGGAGCAGCTGGGCCTGTTCCGGACCCCAGTCTCTTCTCCCTCGGCTCCGCAACCCTCTCCAGACCCACAGCCTCATGGTTCCCTCAGCCTCCTCCTGTCCCCTCTGCCCTCACTGTCCCTCGGTCCCACTGCAGtcactgcatctcctgcacagctgtcacccagccctgcccagtCCACCTCCCCTGCTGGCTCTGGCCTGCTGAAACCTTCCTCTAAGCTCAACATCGTCCTGCCCAGCCCCACAGCCCAACCTGCCCCTCTAGAGTTCCTCAGGCTGGAGCACCCCAACGGGGGAAAGCCAGGGTCCACACCCCACAGCCCCTCAGCTGCTACGGGGCTGGGGTCTCTGCAGGGCAGGGAGCATAAGCCAGCTTCCTCAGCAGCAGATTGGCAAGGGCTGGGCGTGgatcccagcccccaccccctcctggaCTTCCCTCTGCTCTCTTCTGCTCAAGTCCACTTCTAA